In Lolium rigidum isolate FL_2022 chromosome 3, APGP_CSIRO_Lrig_0.1, whole genome shotgun sequence, the genomic window AACCCCATCTTCATGTATATTTTGTAGAAATCGTTGTTCGTTTTTGCTTAAATTTTTTGTTTTCGCACTCCACGAAAATCCATTATTGTTACCATATTTCTTCTCCATTTCCATTTTTTTGCCGAAACATCCGAAACTCTCTTCGCCAGTACCATCCGTACTCACAAGGATTACCGCCACAAACTTCCCGGGATACCAGCATGGGCCCATTTAAAAGGTGCTCCACTATTTCTTTTTTAAACAGGGGCAAAATCTTTGCCCCAATGTATTAATTAAGGACTGATGCCATGACAAGATTTTCCAATATATGTTTGGGAACTGCACCACACttgagactactcatagtgggagtaacatatgtagtaacatcacacacctcagcatgttttggtgacatggcatcacaataaataaagaaagagagTGAGATGGTAACTtgttatgttaccataacattccATACCTCAAAATAAGAGAAGTCTACAATATAATAAATAACACAATGTATGAAATCACATATAAGTTAGTAACCActatcaagatagtaacttagactgctcatagtgggagtaacatagctagtaatatcacacatctcaaggcattttggtgacatggcatgcgaataaatgaagaaagagagtgaggtggtaactagctatgttaccataacatcacacaccccaagaaaaaatgagtatacaacataataaatgagttactacccactatgaaggtagtaacctagactagtaacatggcatatgttactagtaacatggcatatgttactagtataagttactccccactatgagcagccttagactaacatatgttactagtctaagttacctcCCACTATAACCCTGAGTCATATATCATTCACAAAACAAATCAGTACTGAAGTCTTATTTGAAATATAGTGGGTTATTCAATGTAGTAGTGGGTTATTCTGTTATTCATGTACATTTGAACTGAAGTCGCAAAGGAAAAGGAAATGGTAACAGCCAAAACAATCGAGAATGACATGAACATTAATGTGGTTGGCATTTCCCATGATCACTAGTTAGTTGGGGCGTCCGGTGGACATTAGTCAGTTGTGGTTGGCACTTGGCGCGATTAATTTTCGTCAGTTGGTACGTATTATTTGGACGTGGACAGGAATGTGGGCAGCCGGCCAACAGGAAGTGCCCTATAAAAGGATCCACGGGTAGCATCGACTAGCTAGCCAGCACGCATCTTTTCGCCATGTCGCACCCATTCCCAACAGCTAGGATTGTTCCCTCTTCACATACTGTTGGGGCTAGATCAGCTCAGCCTCTCTCCGGCGTGCTTCTCCATCGGCGGCTCTCACACTCTGGAGGGCGCCATCTCAGCTGGCCTCTGCTTGCTGCCTCCAACGCCAATGGCGCTGTTGGTGTTTACACCTGTACCAAGAGCCATCAGCTGGAAGCCAAACTGAGGTTCAGGCCGTGCCAGCCCCTAAACATTTTCCTAGTCGATAGCAGATCAGTAGCTGCACAAATATGATGCCACAGTCTAACTCTATCGGTGTTCAATACTGAATAGGGCGGACAAATACTACGAAGCGGAGATGACCGTCCAAGACTGCGAGCTCGACAACTATGGAGTTGTCAACAATGCCATCTACGCGAGTTACATCGAGAAAGGTTAACTCTCTACACATGTTATCAGTATTCAGTACTCCGTGCAAATTAATTGAACAGACCCGATTTAAACCGTACGTATCTGTATGCAGCTCGAGAGGAGCTGCTTGTGCGGCTTGGCATCAGCACGGGCTGGGTCATAAGCACCGGCAACGCCATGGCGCTCTCGGAGCAGAACCTCAAGTACTTCACGCCTCTAAGGGTATGGACGCCTCCCAAGCTAGCGTTATAGACGAAGGCATCCTGTACTGAGAATCGATCACAGATATTGATTTACCTATGCGTTTAATTTCAGCGCGGCCAGAAGTTCGTCGTCAAGGTGAGGCTCGCACGGATCAAGGGTGTGAGGATATTCGCCGAGCACCTGATCGAGACTCTGCCGGACCGGAAGGTACGTACTACCTCCACCCTAAAATAAGTGTCTCAGTTTTATATCTAGATATTTTTTTGTTATAGTTACATCCGTAGAAAAAAGTCTTATTTTAGAATGGAGGAAGTAAGTGCGTACGTGCTGATGAAGGATGGGATATCAACGATTCATGTCTTCAGATTTATTTTTAATCTCACGATTCATGTCATGTCATGCAGCTCGTTCTGGACGCGACCGCTACCATCGTCTGCCTCAATATGAACTACCGCCCAACTCGCGTCTTCCCGGAGATGTCGGCCAAGCTGCACCGCTTCTTCTCTTCCAAGGATGGCTACTAGATGCATCTATATCAGGCTATATAGTGTCACTGTGTTGATATATGTAAGAAACCATCTACGTTTTCGATCGTTGCGTTTGCTCATGAATGTAAAGCTATATATGTCGCACATTCTGTCGAAAAAACACGTGCGGTACATCAATGCCCACAGTTTACCTGTGGGGTTTGCAAACAACTCATTTCCGGCCTCAAACAACAGATTCAAGCTGACATGGCCTCATTGACGCTTCAAGGCCATGACGGCCAAGATCTCCCCTTTCCAGGGTGGCCAATTTATAGAATGCGTCTGATAAAGTTTCAATGTTC contains:
- the LOC124694499 gene encoding acyl-acyl carrier protein thioesterase TE3, chloroplastic-like; this translates as MSHPFPTARIVPSSHTVGARSAQPLSGVLLHRRLSHSGGRHLSWPLLAASNANGAVGVYTCTKSHQLEAKLRADKYYEAEMTVQDCELDNYGVVNNAIYASYIEKAREELLVRLGISTGWVISTGNAMALSEQNLKYFTPLRRGQKFVVKVRLARIKGVRIFAEHLIETLPDRKLVLDATATIVCLNMNYRPTRVFPEMSAKLHRFFSSKDGY